A single region of the Vanessa tameamea isolate UH-Manoa-2023 chromosome 18, ilVanTame1 primary haplotype, whole genome shotgun sequence genome encodes:
- the LOC113397009 gene encoding glucose dehydrogenase [FAD, quinone]-like encodes MEIKVFRSAFIHLNVILGSLSLVNGDLFSKATRSKADEKNVQNSVFDFIIVGGGTAGCVLANRLSAVPEWKVLLIEAGEEENIDYNIPGVPTEEFRPILWNFRTERNGFSCLSRPGGSCEVKTGKVLGGSSVTNDMKYTRGSKKDYDAWHDNLAPDSAGWKFENLIEHFKASEDNGDYDVLMNSFYHSRGGEMHVQRFKHVDRYMELFLGAFAELGFRSIDINTNVPEAAINNQFVMFNNTRLSTNSAFLKPVRHRKNLTVKTGATVTKLITDEQEKTIDGVIYEVEKGKAQAAYAKRETIITAGAINNVRLLHLSGIGPTAELAKHNISVYVDLPVGADYQDQVTTGGLAFTLSDVTPYTESQIIDDFKTWFQNRGGPLASRGINQVSAFIQLFENKNGPDIELALEGNYIRSDKFMLTNVTVHTAEESSLPLPYYNLVIVNPVLLKPKSKGKVTLNKRNPKYGRPVIQANLLKESEDLDAIIDSVDIALQMLENKEFKRAEIKLAPLDLFPCDRLQNRDQWNCIARHYTKAMGNPIGTCRMGGNKTTSVVNYDLKVHGVERLRIVDASVMPTHVRGGIFAPTVMIAEKATKFIMKDWKENKSNFYNNR; translated from the exons ATGGAGATTAAAGTGTTTCGCAG TGCCTTCATACATTTGAACGTGATACTAGGAAGTTTATCATTGGTGAACGGAGATCTATTTTCCAAAGCGACGAGAAGCAAAGCTGATGAGAAGAATGTTCAGAATAGTGTGTTTGATTTCATAATTGTCGGCGGAGGAACTGCTGGATGTGTACTTGCGAACAGACTATCTGCTGTTCCTGAATGGAAG gtTTTACTCATCGAGGCTGGTGAAGaagaaaatatagattataacatACCAGGTGTACCAACAGAGGAGTTCCGTCCTATTCTATGGAATTTTAGAACTGAGAGAAATGGCTTCTCTTGTCTCTCACGACCTGGAGGTAGCTGTGAAGTCAAAACTGGTAAAGTGTTGGGAGGATCAAGCGTTACCAATGATATGAAGTATACCCGAGGGTCTAAGAAAGATTATGATGCATGGCACGATAATCTTGCCCCTGACTCTGCAGGATGGAAATTTGAGAACTTGATAGAACACTTTAAGGCTTCCGAAGACAATG GTGACTACGATGTTCTAATGAACTCTTTCTATCATTCTCGCGGCGGAGAAATGCATGTGCAAAGATTCAAACACGTCGATCGATATATGGAACTATTTCTAGGTGCATTTGCAGAGTTGGGCTTTCGTTCGATTGACATCAATACAAATGTCCCAGAAGCCgctataaataatcaatttgttATGTTTAATAACACAAGATTAAGTACAAATAGTGCGTTCCTTAAACCAGTAAGGCATAGAAAAAACCTAACTGTAAAAACGGGTGCGACTGTTACAAAACTTATCACCGATGAACAGGAAAAAACTATTGATGGCGTTATATATGAAGTTGAAAAAGGCAAAGCGCAAGCTGCTTACGCTAAAAGAGAAACTATTATAACGGCAGGAGCCATTAATAATGTAAGATTACTTCATCTATCCGGTATAGGACCTACAGCTGAATTGGCGAAGCATAATATCTCAGTTTACGTTGACCTTCCGGTCGGTGCTGATTATCAAGATCAAGTAACAACTGGTGGCTTGGCCTTTACATTAAGTGACGTAACACCATATACTGAAAGCCAAATCATAGATGATTTTAAAACATGGTTCCAAAACAGAGGAGGGCCCTTAGCCTCACGAGGAATTAACCAAGTGTCAGCATTTATTCaactttttgaaaataaaaacggaCCTGACATTGAGTTAGCATTGGAAGGTAATTACATAAGAAGCGACAAATTCATGTTGACAAACGTCACCGTACACACAGCAGAAGAATCTAGCTTACCGTTACCATATTACAATTTAGTAATTGTAAATCCGGTTTTATTAAAACCTAAGAGCAAAGGGAAAGTAACACTAAATAAGAGAAATCCAAAATATGGTCGGCCAGTCATACAAGCGAATCTTTTAAAGGAGTCAGAAGATTTAGATGCAATAATAGACAGTGTTGATATCGCTTTGCAAATGCTTGAAAATAAAGAGTTTAAACGTGCAGAGATTAAATTAGCTCCACTTGATCTATTTCCTTGCGATAGATTACAGAATAGAGATCAGTGGAATTGTATAGCAAGACATTATACTAAAGCGATGGGGAATCCAATAGGAACGTGCCGAATGGGTGGAAATAAAACTACATCTGTAGTTAACTATGATCTTAAAGTACACGGAGTTGAAAGGCTTCGAATAGTAGACGCTTCTGTAATGCCCACACATGTTCGAGGTGGAATATTTGCACCGACAGTGATGATTGCAGAAAAAGCTACTAAGTTTATAATGAAAGACTGGaaagaaaacaaatcaaatttttataacaacCGATGA
- the LOC113397000 gene encoding glucose dehydrogenase [FAD, quinone]-like: MTSVANITEDLCKICDGRVECAPTAILLISLVHTLYGHIGSEPDYFRNNKVSLKSESKREFEDKPRYKLAYRSKFLEDDKNYDDEDYMNLEYDFIVIGGGTAGCVVASRLSENRKWKVLLIEAGHEQPKIASIPGLTSEFKGSSLDWQYSMRPKKGFCQNRPSGCEVVQGRVLGGTSTINDMAYMRGSPADYDEWALNGNEGWSFSQVLPYFKYSEGNYDKDISKSKLFHSTQGPLDVGRYPYVDDNADVLLSAFNDLGYNYTDVNGKNQLGFMRIQTMSYIGERVSSYNAFIEPIRKLRTNIEIVTEALVTKILLKENRDSVKVIGVEYITNGTKVTAKASKEVILSAGAINSAKLLMQSGIGPKDYLEYLNIKVFNDLPVGGNFHDHLSVCLPVIKLIKTATTSNFPEKLKDITNYYSKGIGPLSTNFQVVAFYETSISEILKTPDIEFRFRGHNSNMYYDKMDICTSLLTPRSRGQIVLNATDPIFGAPLIYPNFLKDPTDEKKLLEGIQEVVKLFDTEVFKNAEFEFDPRPILKNECSDHERVSEEFWSCIVRQFSAPLHNYVGTCKMGPSKDPESVVDNSLRVYGVTNLRVVDSSIIPKITRGSTAAPVIMIAEKASDLIKSVWY, translated from the exons ATGACATCAGTGGCAAATATAACCGAAGATCTTTGTAAAATATGTGACGGCCGAGTCGAGTGCGCGCCAACAGCTATACTCCTGATTTCCCTCGTTCATACTCTGTACGGACATATAGGGTCTGAGCCCGATTATTTTCGCAATAATAAAGTTTCACTTAAATCGGAAAGTAAGAGGGAATTTGAAGATAAGCCGCGATACAAGCTGGCGTACAGGAGCAAATTTTTAGAAGACGATAAGAATTATGACGACGAAGATTATATGAATTTagaatatgattttattgtcATAGGCGGTGGCACGGCCGGCTGCGTCGTAGCAAGTCGATTATCAGAAAATAGAAAATGGAAG GTTCTACTTATAGAAGCAGGTCATGAACAACCTAAAATAGCTTCAATTCCCGGTCTTACGAGTGAATTTAAAGGGTCTTCTTTAGACTGGCAATATTCTATGAGACCGAAAAAAGG ATTTTGTCAAAACCGCCCTAGCGGCTGCGAGGTCGTTCAAGGCAGAGTTCTAGGGGGCACATCTACTATTAACGATATGGCGTACATGAGAGGCAGTCCCGCGGATTACGACGAATGGGCTCTCAATGGCAACGAAGGGTGGAGCTTTAGCCAAGTGCTGCCCTACTTTAAATACTCAGAGGGGAATTATGACAAGGACATATCAAAGAGTAAACTCTTTCACTCCACACAAGGGCCATTAGATGTAGGACGATACCCTTACGTCGACGACAACGCCGATGTTCTTCTCAGTGCTTTCAATGATCTCGGTTATAATTACACtgatgtaaatggaaaaaaTCAGTTAGGATTCATGAGGATACAGACAATGTCGTATATTGGAGAGCGCGTAAGTTCATACAACGCCTTTATCGAACCGATACGAAAACTGAgaacaaatattgaaatagttacgGAAGCTTTAgtcactaaaattttattaaaagaaaatagagATAGTGTTAAGGTTATCGGAgtagaatatattacaaatgGCACTAAAGTTACGGCGAAAGCATCGAAGGAAGTTATTTTAAGTGCTGGTGCTATCAACTCAGCCAAACTCCTGATGCAATCTGGTATAGGGCCTAAAGACTACTTAGAATATTTGAACATTAAAGTTTTCAATGATTTACCGGTTGGAGGTAATTTTCATGATCATCTGTCGGTTTGTCTACCtgtcataaaacttataaaaacagCCACTACATCTAACTTTCCAGAAAAGTTAAAGGACATAACGAATTATTATTCGAAAGGAATTGGACCTCTTTCGACGAATTTTCAAGTCGTAGCTTTTTACGAAACAAGTATCTCAGAAATTCTTAAAACGCCTGATATTGAATTTAGATTCCGTGGTCACAATTCAAATATGTACTACGACAAGATGGATATTTGTACATCTCTCCTAACTCCTAGGAGCAGAGGACAGATCGTACTGAATGCGACCGATCCTATATTTGGAGCTCCTTTGATTTACCCTAATTTTCTCAAGGATCCTACTGATGAAAAGAAACTATTAGAAGGCATACAAGAAGTTGTAAAATTATTCGATACTGAAGTATTCAAAAATGCAGAATTCGAATTTGATCCACGACCCATATTGAAAAATGAATGTAGTGACCATGAACGAGTTTCTGAAGAATTTTGGTCGTGTATAGTGAGACAATTTTCGGCTCCGTTGCATAATTATGTTGGGACTTGTAAAATGGGCCCGTCAAAAGACCCAGAGTCTGTAGTTGATAATAGCCTCAGAGTCTATGGTGTAACTAATTTGAGAGTAGTCGATTCATCGATAATACCTAAAATAACGAGGGGTTCTACAGCAGCTCCCGTTATTATGATTGCTGAGAAAGCCagtgatttaataaaaagcgtttggtattaa